Proteins encoded together in one Zonotrichia leucophrys gambelii isolate GWCS_2022_RI chromosome 1, RI_Zleu_2.0, whole genome shotgun sequence window:
- the LOC135442305 gene encoding uncharacterized protein LOC135442305, whose translation MGPGVCPPCPRGWAGGPSALGRELDCLTVESGSCCLGGRPSSVAPGCGPASPCKQGCSLLAAASRAQLPLPRGPGSQHGVGLRRTSRRRSRGTARKERAAGAASSSSRVDRRGKSQPSALAASSSEAQPQEAVGRRGKSGGVVLEIKSEAQEPKRDARGPLGKGLFPGQGTFRVRRPALRWATSLRAGLVLAVLGLLPRAPLAARREGRPCKGGRESPCLRTAGGKRSSPGPQPSYPVSRAGLFPNPGSLLPAAGPWPACPPVLGACHSLCPWCRS comes from the exons ATGGGGCCGGGCGTGTGCCCTCCCTGTCCTCGGGGCTGGGCTGGCGGCCCCTCGGCTTTAGGCCGTGAGCTGGACTGCCTGACGGTAGAGTCAGGTTCCTGTTGCCTTGGGGGAAGGCCGAGCTCTGTGGCTCCCGGGTGTGGACCGGCCT CCCCCTGTAAGCAGGGGTGCAGCCTCTTGGCCGCTGCCTCGCGTGCCCAGCTTCCTTTGCCCAGAGGGCCCGGCTCCCAGCACGGCGTGGGACTGCGCCGGACGTCGCGACG CAGAAGCCGCGGGACAGCGAGGAAAGAGCGAGCCGCAGGAGCGGCCTCTTCGAGCTCAAGAGTGGATCGGCGAGGCAAGAGCCAGCCTTCGGCATTGGCGGCCTCGAGCTCAGAAGCGCAGCCGCAAG AAGCCGTGGGACGACGAGGCAAGAGCGGCGGCGTCGTCTTGGAGATCAAGAGCGAGGCACAGGAGCCGAAGAGGGACGCGAGGGGCCCTCTGGGCAAAGGGCTTTTTCCAGGCCAGGGCACCTTCAGGGTGCGGCGGCCGGCTTTGCGCTGGGCGACCTCCCTGCGTGCAGGGCTGGTCCTTGCTGTGCTTGGCCTTTTGCCTCGTGCTCCTTTGGCTGCCCGGAGAGAGGGGCGACCCTGTAAAGGAGGGCGTGAGAGCCCCTGTCTCCGCACCGCAGGGGGGAAACGGAGCTCTCCCGGCCCCCAGCCCAGCTACCCTGTAAGCAGGGCAGGGCTTTTCCCCAACCCCGGCAgcttgctgcctgctgctggcccctGGCCAGCGTGCCCCCCTGTGCTCGGGGCGTGTCACAGCCTGTGTCCCTGGTGCCGGTCCTGA